A window of Pantoea agglomerans contains these coding sequences:
- a CDS encoding inosine/guanosine kinase gives MKFPGKRKSKHYFPVSARDPLLHAASQEVEEGSWVVGIDQTLVDIEAKVDDAFLVRYGLSAGHSLVIDDDVAEALYHELLRDNLISHQFAGGTIGNTLHNYSVLADDRSVLLGVMCSNIQIGGYAYRYLCNTSSRVDLNYLQGVDGAIGRCFTLIGEQGERTFAISPGQMNQLHAESIPEAVIAGASALVLTSYLVRCAEGEPMPQATLQAIEYAKRHNVPVVLTLGTKYVIGDNPQYWRDFLRDHVTIVAMNEEEALALTGESDPLRAADMALEWVDLVLCTAGPTGLYMAGYTEEAFKRKTNHPLLPGAIAEFNQYEFSRAMRRQACEQPLRIFSHIAPYMGGPEKIMNTNGAGDGALAALLHDITANNYHRQNVPNSSKHAREYLTYSSLAQVCKYANRVSYQVLNQHSPRLTRGLPEREDSLEESYWDR, from the coding sequence ATGAAATTTCCCGGCAAACGTAAATCCAAACACTATTTTCCCGTTAGCGCTCGCGATCCCTTGCTGCACGCCGCCTCGCAGGAGGTGGAAGAGGGCAGCTGGGTCGTGGGAATCGATCAGACGCTGGTGGATATCGAAGCCAAAGTCGATGACGCCTTTCTGGTTCGCTACGGTCTGAGCGCCGGGCACTCCTTAGTGATCGACGACGACGTTGCTGAGGCGCTCTATCACGAGCTGCTGCGCGATAACCTGATTAGCCATCAGTTCGCCGGCGGCACTATCGGCAATACGCTGCACAACTACTCGGTGCTGGCCGATGACCGTTCGGTGCTGCTCGGCGTGATGTGCAGCAATATTCAGATCGGTGGTTACGCCTACCGCTATCTCTGCAACACCTCGAGCCGGGTCGATCTTAACTATCTACAGGGCGTCGACGGCGCTATTGGCCGCTGCTTTACCCTGATCGGCGAGCAGGGCGAGCGCACCTTCGCCATTAGTCCTGGGCAGATGAACCAGCTGCACGCCGAAAGCATTCCCGAAGCGGTTATCGCCGGCGCGTCGGCGCTGGTACTCACCTCCTACCTGGTGCGCTGCGCCGAAGGTGAGCCGATGCCGCAGGCCACGCTGCAGGCGATTGAGTACGCGAAACGCCACAACGTGCCGGTAGTGCTGACGCTGGGCACAAAGTATGTGATCGGCGACAACCCGCAGTACTGGCGCGACTTTCTGCGCGATCACGTTACTATCGTGGCGATGAATGAAGAGGAAGCGCTGGCGCTGACCGGCGAGTCCGATCCGCTGCGCGCGGCCGATATGGCGCTGGAGTGGGTCGATCTGGTGCTCTGCACCGCTGGCCCGACCGGGCTCTATATGGCGGGCTACACCGAGGAGGCGTTTAAGCGCAAAACCAATCATCCGCTGCTGCCAGGCGCCATTGCGGAGTTCAACCAGTATGAGTTCAGCCGCGCCATGCGCCGGCAGGCGTGCGAGCAGCCGCTGCGCATCTTCTCGCATATCGCGCCCTATATGGGCGGGCCGGAGAAGATCATGAACACCAACGGCGCAGGCGACGGCGCGCTGGCAGCGCTGCTGCACGACATCACGGCGAATAATTACCATCGCCAGAACGTGCCGAACTCCAGCAAGCACGCGCGCGAATACCTGACCTATTCATCGCTGGCGCAGGTGTGCAAATATGCCAACCGCGTCAGCTATCAGGTGCTTAACCAGCATTCGCCGCGCCTGACGCGCGGACTGCCGGAGCGTGAGGACAGCCTGGAAGAGTCCTACTGGGATCGCTAA
- the hemH gene encoding ferrochelatase: MRQDKPGVLLVNLGTPDAPTTAAVKRYLKQFLSDPRVVDTPRWLWWPILNGVILPFRSPRVSKLYASVWMEGGSPLMVYSKQQREALAARVDMPVELGMSYGNPSLQSAVDSLMTQGVTRLIVLPLYPQFSCSTVAAVWDGLYSAFKTARTLPDINFIRDYAEHPAYIAALKASVERAFAAHGQPDLLVLSYHGIPQRFAREGDDYPLRCGDTTALLQQALGLRDDQIMMTFQSRFGREPWLQPYTDETMQGLAKKGIKHVQVMSPGFASDCLETLEEINEQNREFFLHGGGEKFEYIPALNADDAHIEMMVQLVNARR; this comes from the coding sequence ATGAGGCAAGACAAGCCCGGCGTGTTACTGGTTAATCTCGGTACGCCAGACGCCCCCACAACTGCCGCTGTAAAGCGCTATCTGAAACAGTTTCTTAGCGATCCTCGCGTGGTCGATACGCCGCGCTGGCTCTGGTGGCCGATTCTTAATGGCGTTATTCTGCCGTTTCGCTCGCCCCGCGTCTCAAAGCTCTACGCCTCCGTCTGGATGGAGGGTGGCTCGCCGCTGATGGTTTATAGCAAGCAGCAGCGCGAAGCGCTGGCGGCGCGCGTCGATATGCCGGTCGAGTTGGGCATGAGCTACGGCAACCCCAGCCTGCAGAGCGCGGTGGACAGCCTGATGACGCAGGGCGTAACGCGCCTGATCGTGCTGCCGCTCTACCCGCAGTTCTCCTGCTCTACCGTCGCGGCGGTCTGGGATGGTTTATACAGCGCCTTTAAAACCGCGCGCACCCTGCCGGATATCAACTTTATTCGCGACTATGCCGAACATCCCGCCTATATCGCCGCGCTGAAAGCCTCGGTTGAGCGCGCCTTTGCGGCGCATGGCCAGCCGGATCTGCTGGTGCTCTCCTATCACGGCATTCCACAGCGCTTCGCCAGAGAGGGGGACGATTATCCGCTGCGCTGCGGCGATACCACGGCACTGCTGCAGCAGGCGCTGGGCCTGCGCGACGATCAAATCATGATGACCTTCCAGTCGCGCTTTGGCCGCGAACCCTGGCTGCAGCCCTACACGGATGAAACCATGCAGGGGCTGGCGAAAAAGGGCATTAAGCATGTGCAGGTGATGAGCCCTGGCTTTGCCTCTGACTGCCTGGAGACGCTGGAGGAGATCAACGAGCAGAACCGTGAGTTCTTCCTGCACGGCGGCGGCGAAAAGTTCGAATATATCCCGGCGCTGAACGCGGATGACGCCCATATTGAGATGATGGTGCAGCTGGTCAACGCGCGTCGTTAA
- the adk gene encoding adenylate kinase, with protein MRIILLGAPGAGKGTQAQFIMEKYGIPQISTGDMLRAAVKAGTELGNQAKAIMDAGKLVTDELVIALVKERIAQEDCKNGFLLDGFPRTIPQADAMKQANIKIDCVLEFAVPDELIVDRIVGRRVHAPSGRVYHVKYNPPKVEGQDDVTGEALTTRKDDQEETVRKRLVEYHQLTAPLIAYYSKEAEAGNTAYHKIDGTQPVADVSKQLASILG; from the coding sequence ATGCGTATTATTCTGCTCGGTGCTCCGGGCGCAGGTAAGGGCACTCAGGCTCAGTTCATCATGGAGAAATATGGCATTCCGCAAATCTCCACGGGCGATATGTTGCGTGCGGCGGTTAAAGCCGGCACCGAGCTCGGCAACCAGGCGAAAGCCATCATGGACGCCGGTAAACTGGTCACTGACGAGCTGGTTATCGCGCTGGTAAAAGAGCGTATCGCGCAGGAAGACTGCAAAAACGGTTTTCTGCTGGACGGTTTTCCTCGCACCATCCCACAGGCGGATGCGATGAAACAGGCCAACATCAAAATTGACTGCGTGCTGGAGTTCGCGGTGCCGGACGAGCTGATCGTCGATCGCATCGTCGGCCGCCGCGTTCATGCGCCGTCAGGCCGCGTTTATCACGTTAAGTACAATCCGCCGAAGGTGGAAGGTCAGGACGACGTCACCGGCGAAGCGCTGACCACGCGTAAAGACGATCAGGAAGAGACCGTGCGCAAGCGCCTGGTAGAATACCATCAGCTGACCGCGCCGCTGATCGCCTACTACAGCAAAGAAGCGGAAGCGGGCAACACCGCTTACCACAAAATCGACGGCACCCAGCCGGTCGCCGACGTCAGCAAGCAGCTGGCGAGCATTCTCGGCTAA
- a CDS encoding DUF6024 family protein: MAFHSWADRPFEARDRLRTLLSRHYRLEQFDLFFAPSLHVARILLSQLFLRQEQMRNQTRYATHYPVTELHVLPAVPLMAGNINFIAHVELPHGRVRSLLTCQQQGVVDVSESFASVLHEEVIAQAGLFVARLDHHADLPGGLVLVALRTADFSTLVRSELRLFEQGLPLNAPVLAALGRVREPDWRPYNHARVEAIALNAPVLLASSHTPGMPFASFSLPQTLLATLSPASDLEIGLQQGYLLVRASQRGGARRQTNLTPQILSRVQALFSPGGKSEKRE; this comes from the coding sequence ATGGCATTTCACTCATGGGCCGACCGACCTTTCGAGGCGCGAGACCGCTTACGCACCCTGTTATCACGGCATTACCGGCTAGAGCAGTTTGATTTGTTCTTTGCTCCTTCGCTGCATGTGGCGCGCATTCTGCTTTCCCAGCTGTTCCTGCGCCAGGAGCAGATGCGCAATCAGACGCGCTACGCCACGCACTATCCGGTGACGGAGCTGCACGTCTTGCCTGCCGTGCCGCTGATGGCCGGAAATATCAATTTCATCGCGCACGTGGAGCTGCCCCATGGTCGCGTGCGGTCGCTGCTCACCTGCCAGCAGCAGGGCGTGGTCGACGTCAGCGAGAGCTTCGCCAGCGTGCTGCATGAAGAGGTGATCGCTCAGGCTGGCCTCTTCGTTGCGCGCCTCGACCATCATGCCGATCTGCCGGGCGGTCTGGTGCTGGTGGCGCTGCGCACCGCCGACTTCAGCACGCTGGTGCGCAGCGAGCTGCGCCTGTTCGAGCAGGGCCTGCCGCTAAACGCGCCGGTGCTGGCCGCGCTGGGTCGCGTGCGGGAGCCGGACTGGCGTCCTTATAATCACGCCCGCGTCGAGGCGATCGCGCTTAACGCGCCGGTGCTGCTCGCCTCCAGCCATACGCCTGGCATGCCGTTCGCCAGCTTTTCGCTGCCGCAGACGCTGCTGGCTACGCTGAGCCCCGCCAGCGATCTGGAGATAGGGCTGCAGCAGGGCTATCTGCTGGTGCGTGCCAGCCAGCGCGGCGGCGCGCGCAGGCAAACCAACCTGACGCCGCAGATCCTCAGTCGGGTTCAGGCGTTGTTCAGCCCCGGCGGCAAATCTGAAAAAAGAGAGTAG
- a CDS encoding LysR substrate-binding domain-containing protein: MTRLPPLRALHHFHQAALHCSFSVAAEHLHVTHSAVSHQIRQLESWMGKPLFVRTNGRVKLTSHGERLLLSCQKAFSELSTTCASIRTGMRHHLTVSCAPSFLSQWLIPRISTFYQRYPDIEIHFQGQMALSQLRSEHIDVLILSYEQPPEGDIDATLIGDDYTGPLCAPLFASRFRSAQDLAALPLLHVDTRLHAWAEWAKNAEVQGNFWSGKHFDNLTLGIQAAKNGLGVIVAPRLLVRHELEDGTLIAPLGFVRVDRATWMMTKASRRHDGEITLFRDWLREAAQQ, encoded by the coding sequence ATGACCCGGCTACCTCCGCTAAGGGCGCTGCACCATTTTCACCAGGCGGCGCTGCACTGCAGCTTTAGCGTGGCGGCCGAGCATCTGCACGTCACTCACAGCGCCGTCAGCCATCAGATTCGCCAGCTGGAGAGCTGGATGGGTAAGCCGCTTTTCGTGCGCACCAACGGACGCGTAAAGTTAACCTCACACGGCGAGCGGCTGCTGCTGAGCTGCCAGAAAGCGTTTAGCGAGCTTTCCACCACCTGCGCCAGTATTCGTACCGGTATGCGTCACCACCTGACCGTCTCATGCGCCCCCAGCTTTTTGTCGCAGTGGCTGATCCCGCGTATCAGCACCTTTTATCAGCGCTATCCCGATATTGAGATCCACTTTCAGGGGCAGATGGCGCTAAGCCAGCTGCGCAGCGAGCATATTGACGTGCTGATCCTTAGCTACGAACAGCCGCCCGAAGGGGATATCGACGCGACGCTGATCGGCGACGACTATACCGGGCCGCTCTGCGCGCCGCTGTTCGCCTCGCGTTTTCGCAGCGCGCAGGATCTCGCCGCCCTTCCCCTGCTGCACGTCGATACGCGCCTGCACGCCTGGGCGGAGTGGGCGAAAAACGCTGAGGTACAGGGTAATTTCTGGTCGGGAAAGCATTTCGACAACCTGACGCTCGGCATTCAGGCGGCGAAAAACGGGCTGGGCGTGATTGTGGCGCCGCGGCTGCTGGTGCGCCACGAGCTTGAAGACGGAACGCTGATCGCCCCGCTCGGCTTTGTGCGCGTCGATCGCGCCACCTGGATGATGACGAAGGCGTCGCGGCGCCACGACGGGGAGATTACACTGTTTCGCGACT